In Fragaria vesca subsp. vesca linkage group LG5, FraVesHawaii_1.0, whole genome shotgun sequence, the genomic stretch TCAAAAAGTGCTCGGAATGTTTCTCAATTTGGAAGCCATATTCTTTTTCTCAACTCTACTTTCCTTGTTAAGTGAGTCGCATAATAAGAGTACAATGGACGGCAAATCCGAAATTTGAATCACAACTGAAGCAGTAACAACTTAATTTAGATCTTTGACTATAGTTAGCTGCTAAATGTATTAATATGTGTGCTTGCCTATTCCTATGCAGCATGGTTTTGGGATCCTTTGCAAGCTTCATGTGGGAAGCAGAGGAAGACGAAGAAGATGATGAAGAATTCAACAGTAACAGTACAACTGCTCAAGTCTCATCAGCAGCTGAGCTAGTTCCAGTGTTTTAGCATGAACTTGATGTATTACACTATGTTGCGCCAAGTCACATGAGGATATCGGTCTATGAGAAAAGCCTTTTTAGCCTTCTACTGTAACACTAAGTCACTAACTAACGTGAAGAAACAAGAAATAAATAGCTATGCTAATGGAGCATGTAGGTACGAATCTACGTATCTCTATGAGCTCAAATCTAAGCTATAGCTAAGTACGTGGGAGATTCTAGTCTTCAAGAGGATAAGAGTTGGAGAGTTCATCAATCTCTTCTCTATGTCAATATATATACACTAATCTAATGTGTGCCATCCTGCATATTTTGTATCTCTTGAGAGTGTAAACTTGCTTGGAAAATGATAATAAAGTCAAATGATCACTTGTATCGTGTTCATTGATAAAATCTTCGCAAAGATTATTTAGGTTAACAGCGATTTAATATGGTAAAAATGTGACGGACCATTTTTTTTATTTTTTATGTCATTTGATAAAAGCCCAAAATTCAAATCTCATCCTAACAATGTGTTCATGAGTATCGTTTTCTTAACTTTGAACTTCTGCCCACTTCTAATGCAATTTACTCTTACTCAAGTTATTACCCGTCTTACATGATTTATTTTTGTAGCAGACGAGGTACCTTCATTCTTGTATAGACTTGCTTGAATATGAGCGTTCTAGCACTCTCTATTAGTCTATTTTAGTTTTTTTTTCTTTTTTTTGACACTCTTTTCGGATTGTTCGTGGTATTCCAAAAGCTTCATAAACCCAAAGACTAATCCGTTAGGGACCCGCCAGCTAACAGGGCGTTGCAGCCCCTCCTTTGATCACGTTTATAATTCAATAATAACATTAAGTAGCACTACGTGGGGGTTCCATATCATGAAGTTCCTGTGGTATGACCTAATACATCCACTACACTAGTCTACTTTAGTTTAGGTAAGTTATTCCAGATTTTTTTTGCCGGATTTCTTACAAAAGTTTGCTAGATTTCAACCTTTCTTTGTCATTGATCTAATAAAATCAACTTCTAGTTTCAAAAATGAAAAGGTTATCACATAAGCACGCCTCCACGCGCTGCTTTAAGGACTTGTGTTTTCTTTGTGCCGTTGTTTTTGTTTGGCAGCTCATCGAACCGACACGGCCTCTAGCCTCGTCAGAGGGTGGTGAGTGCAGCCAGACGTGTGTTATTATTGTGTTGAGGGCATATGAATGGAATGGGTTAAGTTATCCGCTGACGACGACAAGTACATGGATATATCAACCCGGTAACACTTCATCAGTGGGGGGCACGCCAATGCGATGTTGCTTCGGTGGTGGGATGAGATTGAGTCGGAGGGTTGGTTGGTAACGGGAAATGTGGGTAGAGGAACGAGGTTGTATTGTGCATAGAGGCCATGATCTCAACGTGATGCAATTCGGAAGTCTCAACCCATATTTGGTTTGGTTTTAAGGGTGGTGCAACAAGGATGGAGTCTTATACTCTTGTTCACGATGGTGAGTAAATTAAATAAGTAAGCTCTTAGTCACGATATAGCACTATAGTTTTGTTAACATGAAGCCATGTTTAACGGCCATTTTAACATAAGCATTTTATATCACTACAATAATGATTTGATTAAAAAAAAACATGTTCATTTTTTCGCAGAAGCGTGCTTACCTCTTTAATACCCGAAGAAGGAAACAAAATCCGACCCAGCCCGCTATCACACCTCTTTTCTTCTTTCGGGTCGAAATCTCTTTCAAACTCTCCTAGGGTTTCAACCCGCCACTTCCCTCTATAGCTCGGAAAAAATAAGCTCCCCCCCTCTTTGAGTCTTAATTTCTCAAGCCAAACAATGGGAAGGAAGAAACCCAAGGACCCGGAAACCGACGCCGTTTCGGGTCAGCCCGACATCTTCAAAACCCTATTCGGCGACGCTGCCACCCCGGACGCCTCAGCCGCCATCTTCTCCGACGACAACCCCTTCCGGAGGAAGAATCACGAACCAGGTTCAGCCTTTGCCGCTGCTCCGTCGCTCGAAACCGTCGCTAACGCCAACCACGGCGGCGCCAATGGTGAGGTGAAGAAGAGGAAGAAGAAGGCGACGGATTCGGTTGCTGAAGAAGAAGAAGCTCCGTTAGAGAGCAAGAAGAAATCGAAGAAGGAAAACCCTAATTTGGAGTCTGAAAAGGAAGATGATATAGTTTCCAATTTGGTTTTGGGGCTAGGATCGGATGATCCGAATCTGGGTAAGAAGAAGAGGAAGAGGGATGAGCTTGAGAGGGAGTATGAAGCGAAGAAGTACGGTGTGAAGGAGAATCAGGAGGAAGGAGATGTGGGGAAGAAAGTTGGGGAGAAGAGGAAGACGGTGGATAATCCAGCTGATATGCTGGTTTCCGAGGAAGGTTTCGATGATGAAAGTAAGCTGCTGAGGACTGTTTTCGTTGGGAATTTGCCGGTGAATGTGAAGAAGAAGGTGTTGATTAGGGAGTTCAGTAAGTTTGGGGAGGTGGAGAGTGTGAGGATTCGGTCTGTACCGATAGAGGATGTGAGTTTTTTTATTTTTTTGCCGGAATGGTTTTCGAGTTTTAACTGTTGATTGTTGTTTTGTGATTGATTTGTGCATGTGATCATGTTTGTGCAGACAAAAGCTCCCAGGAAAGTAGCTGTGCTTACAAAGAAGCTCCATAAGAAAGCTGACAGGTAAGATGCCGATTACTTCATTTTGTCTCAAAGTTGTATTTTTCATTTTGAAGGTGCATATTGCAGTTATTGTCTGGTTTGGATTGATTGTGTATGTTTTAACCTTTCTATTATAATCCATTTTGGCACAGATAGAAATTTTATTGTTAAGTTTAAATGGTTCGTATATAGTTGAGAAGTGAACTCCATATTGAATTTTAATGCTCATTCTGTATTGCAGTGTGAATGCATACATTGTTTTCAAGTCAGAGGAATCTGCACAGGCTTCTCTGTCGCATAACATGGCTGTGGTATGCTATTCTCATCATTTTGGATCAGATGTTAGTTGAGCTGGATGAAAGCTGAACTAGTTGAAGGTCTTGTTGCTTGACATATCATGTATTTTGATGTAGGTTGAAGATCATCACATTCGTGTTGACAGAGCATGCCCACCTCGTAAGAAGCTGAAAGGAGAGAATGCTTCTGCTTATGATCACACGAGAACTGTATTTGTGGGCAACCTTCCCTTTGAAGTAAAGGTAAGTAGCGCTTTCTGATTATTTTTTTATCATTTTTGGGCATATCTGTCCCTGCAATTGGCATTTTTCTTGCTGACCTCGGTTGTAATGTGCTTGTCCTATTTATTTATTTTTTCTCAGGATGAAGAAGTGTATCAGTTGTTTTGTGGCACCAACAATCAGGAATCTGGAGTTGAAGCCATTCGCATAATCAGGGACTCTAACGTTGGTCTAGGAAAGGGCATTGCTTATGTTCTGTTTAAAACAAAGGTATGGGCATTTTGTTTTCAGTACTTAATGAACCATTTACTGTCAACTTTCCTGGAAAGCAAGTATTTCATAAACTCAGATGTGATCCATCTCGGGTTGTGCTGTTCTCTCTTGGAATAGTCTTCATATTGATGCTGGTAGACCTAGATGTGCTTGAAGCATTTATGAATTATTCGATCACAACCTTACAGTTACGTATTTAAGATGGAATATGGTCCAGTTAAATGAAGATGACAACCTTGCCTCTCTAAGTATCTGCCTCCATCTTTGCTTGAGACTAAGAAAATAAAAACTGAGACATGGAGTTGTTTACATCCCTTTTTATCAATGTGAAGATTGGAAGAAGTATATCTGTGGTCATTACTGAACTTCTAGAAAAGCCAGCTTAAAGAACATAATTTTCATAAATTCTGTTATCAAGAATGTTCTGTTTGCTCAGCAGTCCTTCTCTTTTGTCCAATATTGTTGCAACTGTTGTAGATCTTATGAGTTGTCTATGTTTTGGTCTACCAGGAAGCTGCGAATGCAGTTGTGAGGAAACGAAATCTGAAGCTTCGAAATCGGGAACTCAGGCTTTCTCATGCAAAACCAGAGTCTGTCACATCTAAGAGCAAAAACCAAGATTCCACCCCATCTAAGAGAAGCAACCCATCACCTGCATCAAATTCTAAATCCCCAGCTAAAAGGCCAGCTGTCGGTCCAAGGACTCCAGAGTTCAAGGGAAATTCAAAGGCTACTATGTCCTACCAGGGTGTACGTGCGGGTAAAAATGGTGTCCAAAAGTATCCAAAAGCCAAGTTTGAATCAAGGCCTCAGAGTGGAGTGAAGCCAAAAGAACGTATGGAGAAAAGACCATCAGTTGCTGCCAGAAAAGCTAAGGCCGCATTCCAAGGTAGTGCTCCTTCAAAAGAAGCAGGTGTGAAGCGTAAGATGGATAGCCGAACTCCAGAGAGCTCCCACCAGAAAAAGAAATTCAAGAAATTTAGGTAGGAAAGGACTACACAAATACTTGCTCCATATCTTAGGGGCCATATACAGATGAAAGGCTCTCTGCCCTCCAGCTCTGGGGCTAGAGAAGTTGAATTATGTACCCTGTCCGAAGCTTCTAATATTTTTGTGTACAAGTCACTGACGTTAAATCAAATGTATTTTCTGTTGGTTCATTTACATGAATTACAAAGTTTCCTTCTTCTGGTTCCAATATATTGTGGAGGCCATGTGGATTATAATGATTTATCAGTAGGAACAGGTTCAAGATGTTATGAAGGCAAGCAGGTGGCTTTTCTCTGTAGGGAATTTCAGAGTCGTTTTGAGCATCTCTCTTGAACCATTTTGGTTTTGGTTTTGTCTTTCAGTAGATGCTTGATGTTCCAAGTATTATTCCCAACTAAAAGTGGCCAAGTTGGGTAAGCTTCTATCAATTTTGAGTGTGAAATAGATGATCTACTTGATAAGAAGTGTGACATAGATTATCCAATTGTTGATAAGAAGTGTGAC encodes the following:
- the LOC101311380 gene encoding uncharacterized protein LOC101311380; the protein is MGRKKPKDPETDAVSGQPDIFKTLFGDAATPDASAAIFSDDNPFRRKNHEPGSAFAAAPSLETVANANHGGANGEVKKRKKKATDSVAEEEEAPLESKKKSKKENPNLESEKEDDIVSNLVLGLGSDDPNLGKKKRKRDELEREYEAKKYGVKENQEEGDVGKKVGEKRKTVDNPADMLVSEEGFDDESKLLRTVFVGNLPVNVKKKVLIREFSKFGEVESVRIRSVPIEDTKAPRKVAVLTKKLHKKADSVNAYIVFKSEESAQASLSHNMAVVEDHHIRVDRACPPRKKLKGENASAYDHTRTVFVGNLPFEVKDEEVYQLFCGTNNQESGVEAIRIIRDSNVGLGKGIAYVLFKTKEAANAVVRKRNLKLRNRELRLSHAKPESVTSKSKNQDSTPSKRSNPSPASNSKSPAKRPAVGPRTPEFKGNSKATMSYQGVRAGKNGVQKYPKAKFESRPQSGVKPKERMEKRPSVAARKAKAAFQGSAPSKEAGVKRKMDSRTPESSHQKKKFKKFR